From a region of the Catharus ustulatus isolate bCatUst1 chromosome 11, bCatUst1.pri.v2, whole genome shotgun sequence genome:
- the E2F4 gene encoding transcription factor E2F4 isoform X2, with amino-acid sequence MRGPGAGGGQMAECGAQPPGGGSGAAGAPSRHEKSLGLLTTKFVSLLQEAKDGVLDLKLAADTLAVRQKRRIYDITNVLEGIGLIEKKSKNSIQWKGVGPGCNTREIAHKLIELKADIEDLEQREQELEQQKMWVQQSIKNVTEDMQNSRLAYVTHEDICKCFTGDTLLVIRAPSGTRLEVPVPEGLNGQKKYQIHLKSTSGPIDVLLVNKDTWSSPPVVLPVPPPEDLIQCQAAAPSKPQVPALAHFQEASIPSSTQPSTPTPTSTQDHGPPTQKNAGTECDVPAAESKGSGDFEGQPAALDTQLLQSSASLDSSSVLPSTSTSFEPIKPDSTGECANSELLEELMSSEVFAPLLRLSPPPGDHDYIYNLDESEGVCDLFDVPVLNL; translated from the exons ATGCGCGGCCCCggagccggcggcgggcagATGGCGGAGTGCGGGGCGCAGCCCCCCGGGGGTGgcagcggggctgcgggagcgcCCAGCCGGCACGAgaagagcctggggctgctgacCACCAAGTTCGTGTCGCTGCTGCAGGAGGCCAAGGACGGCGTGCTCGACCTCAAGCTG GCTGCAGATACCTTGGCTGTGCGACAGAAGCGACGGATCTACGATATCACGAATGTCCTGGAAGGCATCGGGTTAATTGAGAAGAAGTCCAAGAACAGTATTCAGTGGAA GGGGGTGGGTCCTGGCTGCAACACACGTGAAATAGCTCACAAACTGATTGAGCTGAAGGCAGACATTGAGGACCTGGAGCAGCGGGAACAGGAGCTGGAACAACAGAAGATGTGGGTTCAGCAGAGCATCAAAAATGTTACAGAAGACATGCAGAACAGTCG ATTAGCATATGTGACACATGAAGATATCTGCAAGTGCTTCACAG GAGACACCCTCCTCGTGATTCGAGCCCCATCTGGCACACGATTGGAGGTTCCTGTCCCTGAG ggCCTAAATGGACAGAAGAAATACCAGATCCACCTGAAGAGCACAAGTGGTCCCATTGATGTTCTCCTAGTAAACAAAGATACTTGGAGCTCTCCTCCTGTTGtactccctgtccctccccctGAAGACCTCATTCAGTGCCAGGCAGCTGCACCCTCAAAGCCACAAGTCCCAGCACTTGCCCATTTCCAGGAGGCttccatccccagcagcacccagccctccACACCAACACCCACCAGCACTCAGGACCATGGCCCTCCCACACAGAAGAATGCAGGCACAG AGTGTGAtgtcccagcagcagagtcCAAGGGCAGTGGTGACTTCGAGGGCCAGCCGGCAGCGTTGGACAcgcagctgctgcagtcctCAGCCTCGCtggacagcagctctgtcctgcccagcaCCTCTACCTCCTTTGAGCCCATCAAGCCCGACTCCACAGGAG AATGTGCGAactctgagctgctggaagagctgaTGTCATCTGAAG TGTTTGCTCCCTTGCTCCGCCTCTCCCCTCCACCTGGAGATCACGACTACATCTATAACCTGGATGAGAGTGAAGGTGTCTGTGACCTCTTTGATGTGCCTGTCCTCAACCTCTGA
- the ELMO3 gene encoding engulfment and cell motility protein 3 isoform X1 — MPPPKDVVKIAIQMVGAIPQLIELQQTKPLASVLKDVCDTWSLSNPERYALQYADGRQTYITESNRRDIKNGSILRLTTSPDQEAEQLYIGIQSKNVDVKTDSLKKLASLSQDITFAQEFINRNGLKQIYSIVEEGNDTGEMLAHTLKAFTELMEHDFVSWENLSTVFIKKIMSYVTMNAVDASIQQLSLSILENMVPTSRVFFEAVRKEVTLDRLLTHLQATNAQLQLKAMALLIALLLSANDAERRELMDTLREKNIRQFIHKNIVHSSEPLGDEMAHYLYVLQSVSLNLCEHRMKMSMDPYSQEQRDLLQSLRQAAFESESEVSAGTFSTERRRSLCAKEFRKLGFMNNSNPAEDLRRAPPGLLALDNMVYFSRNTPNAYSRFVLENSSREDKHECPFARSSIQLTLILCEILHIGEPCSETAQAFYPMFFGQDHFFEELFCICIQLVNKTWKEMRATQEDFDKVMQVVREQITRTLSLKPTSLELFKTRVNALNYSEILKLRQTERLHQEETLAVPVLELREKLKPELLELIRQQRLLHLCEGTLFRKISSRRRQDKLWYCRLSPNHKVLHYGDVEEGVQSPPIESLPEKIPVADMKMLLVGKECPHTKEKSSGKQNKDVLELAFSIVHDVEEYCLNFVAPTRYEFCLWTDGLNVLLGKEMTSERTQTDLDVLLSMELKLRLLDLENISIPDEPPPIPKPPSNLNFCYDFSHAEQ, encoded by the exons ATGCCGCCGCCCAAGGACGTGGTGAAGATCGCCATCCAGATGGTGGGAGCCATCCCGCAGCTCATCGAGCTCCAGCAG ACCAAGCCGCTCGCCTCAGTGCTCAAGGACGTCTGTGATAC gtggagcctgtCCAACCCCGAGCGGTACGCGCTGCAGTACGCGGACGGGCGGCAGACCTACATCACCGAGTCG AACCGCAGGGACATTAAGAACGGGAGCATTTTACGGCTGACCACCTCCCCG GACCAAGAAGCAGAGCAGTTGTATATCGGGATCCAGAGCAAGAATGTGGATGTGAAGACTGACTCACTGAAGAAGCTTGCGAGCCTCTCCCAGGACATTACCTTTGCTCAGGAGTTCATCAACAGGAATGGCTTGAAGCAAATCTATTCTATTGTGGAAGAAGGGAATGA TACAGGGGAGATGCTGGCTCATACCCTCAAAGCCTTCACAGAGCTGATGGAGCATGATTTTGTTTCCTGGGAAAATCTTAGTACAGTCTTCATCAAGAAG ATAATGAGTTATGTCACCATGAATGCAGTGGATGCATCTATCCAGCAGCTCTCCTTGTCTATCTTGGAGAATATGGTGCCTACCAGTCGTGTGTTCTTTGAGGCGGTCAGAAAAGAAGTGACGTTGGACCGTCTGCTCACCCACCTGCAGGC GACAAatgcccagctgcagctgaaggcGATGGCTCTGCTCATTGCACTGCTGCTGAGCGCGAACGACGCCGAGCGGCGG gAGTTGATGGACACCCTGAGGGAGAAGAACATCAGGCAGTTTATCCACAAG AACATTGTGCACAGCTCTGAACCACTGGGGGATGAGATGGCCCATTATCTGTACGTGCTGCAGTCTGTCAGCCTCAACCTGTGCGAGCATCGCATGAAAATGTCCATGGATCCCTACTCACAG GAACAGCGGGATCTCCTTCAGTCCCTGCGCCAAGCTGCTTTCGAGTCGGAGAGCGAGGTGTCTGCCGGCACCTTCAGCACCGAGCGCCGGCGGTCCCTGTGTGCCAAGGAATTCCGCAAGCTGGGCTTCATG AACAACAGCAACCCAGCAGAGGATCTCCGCCGTGCCCCACCAGGACTCCTTGCCCTAGACAACATGGTGTATTTCTCCAGGAACACCCCTAATGCCTACAGCAGG TTTGTCCTCGAGAACAGCAGCCGGGAAGACAAACACGAGTGTCCCTTTGCTCGAAGCAGCATCCAGCTCACCCTGATCCTCTGCGAGATCCTGCACATTGGAGAGCCAT GCTCGGAGACGGCTCAGGCCTTTTACCCTATGTTCTTCGGGCAGGATCATTTCTTTGAAGAGCTATTCTGCATCTGCATCCAGCTGGTGAACAAAACCTGGAAGGAGATGAGAGCAACCCAGGAGGACTTTGACAAG GTGATGCAGGTGGTGCGGGAGCAGATCACCAGGACCCTGTCCCTCAAGCCCACGTCCCTGGAGCTATTCAAGACCAGAGTGAACGCACTGAACTACAGTGAGATCTTGAAGCTGCGGCAGACGGAGCGGCTGCACCAGGAGGAGAcgctggctgtgcctgtgct GGAACTTCGGGAGAAGCTGAAGCcggagctcctggagctgatcCGACAGCAGCGCCTGCTGCACCTCTGTGAGGGAACCCTCTTCCGCAAGATCAGCAGCCGCCGCAGGCAGG ACAAGCTGTGGTACTGCCGCCTGTCCCCCAACCACAAGGTGCTGCACTATGGGGATGTGGAGGAGGGGGTCCAGTCTCCCCCCATCGAGAGCCTGCCAGAGAAAA TTCCTGTGGCAGACATGAAGATGCTGCTGGTGGGAAAGGAGTGTCCACACACAAAGGAGAAGAGCTCTGGGAAACAGAATAAG gatgtCCTGGAGCTGGCCTTCTCCATTGTGCATGATGTGGAAGAATACTGCCTCAACTTCGTTGCCCCCACCCGATATGAG TTCTGCCTCTGGACGGATGGGCTGAATGTGCTTCTGGGCAAGGAGATGACAAGTGAGCGAACACAAACAGACCTCGATGTCCTGCTGTCCATGGAGCTCAAGCTGCGGCTCCTGGACCTGGAGAACATCAGCATTCCCGACGAaccccctcccatcccaaagCCCCCCAGCAACCTAAACTTCTGCTATGACTTTAGCCATGCAGAGCAGTGA
- the ELMO3 gene encoding engulfment and cell motility protein 3 isoform X2: protein MTNTGEMLAHTLKAFTELMEHDFVSWENLSTVFIKKIMSYVTMNAVDASIQQLSLSILENMVPTSRVFFEAVRKEVTLDRLLTHLQATNAQLQLKAMALLIALLLSANDAERRELMDTLREKNIRQFIHKNIVHSSEPLGDEMAHYLYVLQSVSLNLCEHRMKMSMDPYSQEQRDLLQSLRQAAFESESEVSAGTFSTERRRSLCAKEFRKLGFMNNSNPAEDLRRAPPGLLALDNMVYFSRNTPNAYSRFVLENSSREDKHECPFARSSIQLTLILCEILHIGEPCSETAQAFYPMFFGQDHFFEELFCICIQLVNKTWKEMRATQEDFDKVMQVVREQITRTLSLKPTSLELFKTRVNALNYSEILKLRQTERLHQEETLAVPVLELREKLKPELLELIRQQRLLHLCEGTLFRKISSRRRQDKLWYCRLSPNHKVLHYGDVEEGVQSPPIESLPEKIPVADMKMLLVGKECPHTKEKSSGKQNKDVLELAFSIVHDVEEYCLNFVAPTRYEFCLWTDGLNVLLGKEMTSERTQTDLDVLLSMELKLRLLDLENISIPDEPPPIPKPPSNLNFCYDFSHAEQ from the exons ATGACTAA TACAGGGGAGATGCTGGCTCATACCCTCAAAGCCTTCACAGAGCTGATGGAGCATGATTTTGTTTCCTGGGAAAATCTTAGTACAGTCTTCATCAAGAAG ATAATGAGTTATGTCACCATGAATGCAGTGGATGCATCTATCCAGCAGCTCTCCTTGTCTATCTTGGAGAATATGGTGCCTACCAGTCGTGTGTTCTTTGAGGCGGTCAGAAAAGAAGTGACGTTGGACCGTCTGCTCACCCACCTGCAGGC GACAAatgcccagctgcagctgaaggcGATGGCTCTGCTCATTGCACTGCTGCTGAGCGCGAACGACGCCGAGCGGCGG gAGTTGATGGACACCCTGAGGGAGAAGAACATCAGGCAGTTTATCCACAAG AACATTGTGCACAGCTCTGAACCACTGGGGGATGAGATGGCCCATTATCTGTACGTGCTGCAGTCTGTCAGCCTCAACCTGTGCGAGCATCGCATGAAAATGTCCATGGATCCCTACTCACAG GAACAGCGGGATCTCCTTCAGTCCCTGCGCCAAGCTGCTTTCGAGTCGGAGAGCGAGGTGTCTGCCGGCACCTTCAGCACCGAGCGCCGGCGGTCCCTGTGTGCCAAGGAATTCCGCAAGCTGGGCTTCATG AACAACAGCAACCCAGCAGAGGATCTCCGCCGTGCCCCACCAGGACTCCTTGCCCTAGACAACATGGTGTATTTCTCCAGGAACACCCCTAATGCCTACAGCAGG TTTGTCCTCGAGAACAGCAGCCGGGAAGACAAACACGAGTGTCCCTTTGCTCGAAGCAGCATCCAGCTCACCCTGATCCTCTGCGAGATCCTGCACATTGGAGAGCCAT GCTCGGAGACGGCTCAGGCCTTTTACCCTATGTTCTTCGGGCAGGATCATTTCTTTGAAGAGCTATTCTGCATCTGCATCCAGCTGGTGAACAAAACCTGGAAGGAGATGAGAGCAACCCAGGAGGACTTTGACAAG GTGATGCAGGTGGTGCGGGAGCAGATCACCAGGACCCTGTCCCTCAAGCCCACGTCCCTGGAGCTATTCAAGACCAGAGTGAACGCACTGAACTACAGTGAGATCTTGAAGCTGCGGCAGACGGAGCGGCTGCACCAGGAGGAGAcgctggctgtgcctgtgct GGAACTTCGGGAGAAGCTGAAGCcggagctcctggagctgatcCGACAGCAGCGCCTGCTGCACCTCTGTGAGGGAACCCTCTTCCGCAAGATCAGCAGCCGCCGCAGGCAGG ACAAGCTGTGGTACTGCCGCCTGTCCCCCAACCACAAGGTGCTGCACTATGGGGATGTGGAGGAGGGGGTCCAGTCTCCCCCCATCGAGAGCCTGCCAGAGAAAA TTCCTGTGGCAGACATGAAGATGCTGCTGGTGGGAAAGGAGTGTCCACACACAAAGGAGAAGAGCTCTGGGAAACAGAATAAG gatgtCCTGGAGCTGGCCTTCTCCATTGTGCATGATGTGGAAGAATACTGCCTCAACTTCGTTGCCCCCACCCGATATGAG TTCTGCCTCTGGACGGATGGGCTGAATGTGCTTCTGGGCAAGGAGATGACAAGTGAGCGAACACAAACAGACCTCGATGTCCTGCTGTCCATGGAGCTCAAGCTGCGGCTCCTGGACCTGGAGAACATCAGCATTCCCGACGAaccccctcccatcccaaagCCCCCCAGCAACCTAAACTTCTGCTATGACTTTAGCCATGCAGAGCAGTGA
- the ELMO3 gene encoding engulfment and cell motility protein 3 isoform X3, with protein sequence MDTLREKNIRQFIHKNIVHSSEPLGDEMAHYLYVLQSVSLNLCEHRMKMSMDPYSQEQRDLLQSLRQAAFESESEVSAGTFSTERRRSLCAKEFRKLGFMNNSNPAEDLRRAPPGLLALDNMVYFSRNTPNAYSRFVLENSSREDKHECPFARSSIQLTLILCEILHIGEPCSETAQAFYPMFFGQDHFFEELFCICIQLVNKTWKEMRATQEDFDKVMQVVREQITRTLSLKPTSLELFKTRVNALNYSEILKLRQTERLHQEETLAVPVLELREKLKPELLELIRQQRLLHLCEGTLFRKISSRRRQDKLWYCRLSPNHKVLHYGDVEEGVQSPPIESLPEKIPVADMKMLLVGKECPHTKEKSSGKQNKDVLELAFSIVHDVEEYCLNFVAPTRYEFCLWTDGLNVLLGKEMTSERTQTDLDVLLSMELKLRLLDLENISIPDEPPPIPKPPSNLNFCYDFSHAEQ encoded by the exons ATGGACACCCTGAGGGAGAAGAACATCAGGCAGTTTATCCACAAG AACATTGTGCACAGCTCTGAACCACTGGGGGATGAGATGGCCCATTATCTGTACGTGCTGCAGTCTGTCAGCCTCAACCTGTGCGAGCATCGCATGAAAATGTCCATGGATCCCTACTCACAG GAACAGCGGGATCTCCTTCAGTCCCTGCGCCAAGCTGCTTTCGAGTCGGAGAGCGAGGTGTCTGCCGGCACCTTCAGCACCGAGCGCCGGCGGTCCCTGTGTGCCAAGGAATTCCGCAAGCTGGGCTTCATG AACAACAGCAACCCAGCAGAGGATCTCCGCCGTGCCCCACCAGGACTCCTTGCCCTAGACAACATGGTGTATTTCTCCAGGAACACCCCTAATGCCTACAGCAGG TTTGTCCTCGAGAACAGCAGCCGGGAAGACAAACACGAGTGTCCCTTTGCTCGAAGCAGCATCCAGCTCACCCTGATCCTCTGCGAGATCCTGCACATTGGAGAGCCAT GCTCGGAGACGGCTCAGGCCTTTTACCCTATGTTCTTCGGGCAGGATCATTTCTTTGAAGAGCTATTCTGCATCTGCATCCAGCTGGTGAACAAAACCTGGAAGGAGATGAGAGCAACCCAGGAGGACTTTGACAAG GTGATGCAGGTGGTGCGGGAGCAGATCACCAGGACCCTGTCCCTCAAGCCCACGTCCCTGGAGCTATTCAAGACCAGAGTGAACGCACTGAACTACAGTGAGATCTTGAAGCTGCGGCAGACGGAGCGGCTGCACCAGGAGGAGAcgctggctgtgcctgtgct GGAACTTCGGGAGAAGCTGAAGCcggagctcctggagctgatcCGACAGCAGCGCCTGCTGCACCTCTGTGAGGGAACCCTCTTCCGCAAGATCAGCAGCCGCCGCAGGCAGG ACAAGCTGTGGTACTGCCGCCTGTCCCCCAACCACAAGGTGCTGCACTATGGGGATGTGGAGGAGGGGGTCCAGTCTCCCCCCATCGAGAGCCTGCCAGAGAAAA TTCCTGTGGCAGACATGAAGATGCTGCTGGTGGGAAAGGAGTGTCCACACACAAAGGAGAAGAGCTCTGGGAAACAGAATAAG gatgtCCTGGAGCTGGCCTTCTCCATTGTGCATGATGTGGAAGAATACTGCCTCAACTTCGTTGCCCCCACCCGATATGAG TTCTGCCTCTGGACGGATGGGCTGAATGTGCTTCTGGGCAAGGAGATGACAAGTGAGCGAACACAAACAGACCTCGATGTCCTGCTGTCCATGGAGCTCAAGCTGCGGCTCCTGGACCTGGAGAACATCAGCATTCCCGACGAaccccctcccatcccaaagCCCCCCAGCAACCTAAACTTCTGCTATGACTTTAGCCATGCAGAGCAGTGA
- the E2F4 gene encoding transcription factor E2F4 isoform X1, producing MRGPGAGGGQMAECGAQPPGGGSGAAGAPSRHEKSLGLLTTKFVSLLQEAKDGVLDLKLAADTLAVRQKRRIYDITNVLEGIGLIEKKSKNSIQWKGVGPGCNTREIAHKLIELKADIEDLEQREQELEQQKMWVQQSIKNVTEDMQNSRLAYVTHEDICKCFTGDTLLVIRAPSGTRLEVPVPEGLNGQKKYQIHLKSTSGPIDVLLVNKDTWSSPPVVLPVPPPEDLIQCQAAAPSKPQVPALAHFQEASIPSSTQPSTPTPTSTQDHGPPTQKNAGTECDVPAAESKGSGDFEGQPAALDTQLLQSSASLDSSSVLPSTSTSFEPIKPDSTGVLELPKELSEMFDPMRECANSELLEELMSSEVFAPLLRLSPPPGDHDYIYNLDESEGVCDLFDVPVLNL from the exons ATGCGCGGCCCCggagccggcggcgggcagATGGCGGAGTGCGGGGCGCAGCCCCCCGGGGGTGgcagcggggctgcgggagcgcCCAGCCGGCACGAgaagagcctggggctgctgacCACCAAGTTCGTGTCGCTGCTGCAGGAGGCCAAGGACGGCGTGCTCGACCTCAAGCTG GCTGCAGATACCTTGGCTGTGCGACAGAAGCGACGGATCTACGATATCACGAATGTCCTGGAAGGCATCGGGTTAATTGAGAAGAAGTCCAAGAACAGTATTCAGTGGAA GGGGGTGGGTCCTGGCTGCAACACACGTGAAATAGCTCACAAACTGATTGAGCTGAAGGCAGACATTGAGGACCTGGAGCAGCGGGAACAGGAGCTGGAACAACAGAAGATGTGGGTTCAGCAGAGCATCAAAAATGTTACAGAAGACATGCAGAACAGTCG ATTAGCATATGTGACACATGAAGATATCTGCAAGTGCTTCACAG GAGACACCCTCCTCGTGATTCGAGCCCCATCTGGCACACGATTGGAGGTTCCTGTCCCTGAG ggCCTAAATGGACAGAAGAAATACCAGATCCACCTGAAGAGCACAAGTGGTCCCATTGATGTTCTCCTAGTAAACAAAGATACTTGGAGCTCTCCTCCTGTTGtactccctgtccctccccctGAAGACCTCATTCAGTGCCAGGCAGCTGCACCCTCAAAGCCACAAGTCCCAGCACTTGCCCATTTCCAGGAGGCttccatccccagcagcacccagccctccACACCAACACCCACCAGCACTCAGGACCATGGCCCTCCCACACAGAAGAATGCAGGCACAG AGTGTGAtgtcccagcagcagagtcCAAGGGCAGTGGTGACTTCGAGGGCCAGCCGGCAGCGTTGGACAcgcagctgctgcagtcctCAGCCTCGCtggacagcagctctgtcctgcccagcaCCTCTACCTCCTTTGAGCCCATCAAGCCCGACTCCACAGGAG TACTGGAACTTCCCAAAGAGCTGTCAGAGATGTTTGATCCAATGAGAG AATGTGCGAactctgagctgctggaagagctgaTGTCATCTGAAG TGTTTGCTCCCTTGCTCCGCCTCTCCCCTCCACCTGGAGATCACGACTACATCTATAACCTGGATGAGAGTGAAGGTGTCTGTGACCTCTTTGATGTGCCTGTCCTCAACCTCTGA
- the ELMO3 gene encoding engulfment and cell motility protein 3 isoform X4, which produces MRATQEDFDKVMQVVREQITRTLSLKPTSLELFKTRVNALNYSEILKLRQTERLHQEETLAVPVLELREKLKPELLELIRQQRLLHLCEGTLFRKISSRRRQDKLWYCRLSPNHKVLHYGDVEEGVQSPPIESLPEKIPVADMKMLLVGKECPHTKEKSSGKQNKDVLELAFSIVHDVEEYCLNFVAPTRYEFCLWTDGLNVLLGKEMTSERTQTDLDVLLSMELKLRLLDLENISIPDEPPPIPKPPSNLNFCYDFSHAEQ; this is translated from the exons ATGAGAGCAACCCAGGAGGACTTTGACAAG GTGATGCAGGTGGTGCGGGAGCAGATCACCAGGACCCTGTCCCTCAAGCCCACGTCCCTGGAGCTATTCAAGACCAGAGTGAACGCACTGAACTACAGTGAGATCTTGAAGCTGCGGCAGACGGAGCGGCTGCACCAGGAGGAGAcgctggctgtgcctgtgct GGAACTTCGGGAGAAGCTGAAGCcggagctcctggagctgatcCGACAGCAGCGCCTGCTGCACCTCTGTGAGGGAACCCTCTTCCGCAAGATCAGCAGCCGCCGCAGGCAGG ACAAGCTGTGGTACTGCCGCCTGTCCCCCAACCACAAGGTGCTGCACTATGGGGATGTGGAGGAGGGGGTCCAGTCTCCCCCCATCGAGAGCCTGCCAGAGAAAA TTCCTGTGGCAGACATGAAGATGCTGCTGGTGGGAAAGGAGTGTCCACACACAAAGGAGAAGAGCTCTGGGAAACAGAATAAG gatgtCCTGGAGCTGGCCTTCTCCATTGTGCATGATGTGGAAGAATACTGCCTCAACTTCGTTGCCCCCACCCGATATGAG TTCTGCCTCTGGACGGATGGGCTGAATGTGCTTCTGGGCAAGGAGATGACAAGTGAGCGAACACAAACAGACCTCGATGTCCTGCTGTCCATGGAGCTCAAGCTGCGGCTCCTGGACCTGGAGAACATCAGCATTCCCGACGAaccccctcccatcccaaagCCCCCCAGCAACCTAAACTTCTGCTATGACTTTAGCCATGCAGAGCAGTGA
- the TMEM208 gene encoding transmembrane protein 208, whose product MAPKGKAGTKGKKQIFEENRETLRFYLRIILGASAIYAVVNLVIFYSAASAWTWVAFIFSLVVYGTSYRSMNSMAKPSFTDDGSLADGGIDLNMEQGMAEHLKDVILLTAIVQVLSCFSLYVWYFWLLAPGRALYLLWVNILGPWFTAESSPAAQEPNEKKQRRQERRQMKRF is encoded by the exons ATGGCG CCCAAGGGGAAGGCGGGCACCAAGGGCAAGAAGCAGATCTTCGAGGAGAACCGGGAGACGCTGCGCTTCTACCTCCGCATCATCCTGGGAGCCTCC GCCATATACGCCGTGGTGAACCTGGTCATCTTCTACTCCGCCGCCTCCGCCTGGACGTGG GTCGCGTTCATCTTCAGCTTGGTGGTCTACGGCACCAGCTACCGGTCCATGAACTCCATGGCAAAGCCGTCTTTCACAGACGATGGCAGCCTTGCCGACGGGGGAATTGACCTGAATATGGAGCAGGGGATGGCAGA GCACCTCAAGGATGTGATCCTGCTGACAGCTATAGTCCAAGTGCTGAGCTGCTTCTCGCTCTACGTCTGGTACTTCTGGCTCTTG GCTCCGGGGCGCGCTCTCTACCTCCTGTGGGTGAACATCCTGGGGCCGTGGTTTACAGCTGAGTCCTCTCCTGCCGCTCAGGAGCCCAACGAGAAGAAGCAGCGCCGACAGGAACGCCGACAGATGAAGCGCTTCTAG